From the Mangifera indica cultivar Alphonso chromosome 10, CATAS_Mindica_2.1, whole genome shotgun sequence genome, one window contains:
- the LOC123226881 gene encoding respiratory burst oxidase homolog protein D-like has product MRTEDGKGAYSDNNSDSESISSDRTAFSGPLGAAIHNNKRASKKSARFNLSNEIINASNPTADDDNYVEITLDIRDDSVAVHSVQHAGGGGALHEDPELALLAKKALENKSSSVRSSLFRNTSSHLKQVSQELKRLASFTKRSSRRFDRTKSAAAHALKGLKFITAKTGAAGNGWPDVEKRFNNLTASTNGMLQSSMFGECIGMNSKEFAGELFKALGRKHNVAGDAITKAQLKLFWDQISDESFDSRLQTFFDMVDKDQDGRITEEEVKEIITLSASANKLSNIQKQAQEYTALIMEELDPDNVGYIMVHNLETLLLQAPNQSVRVGDSRILSQLLSQKLQPTQESNIVTRNYEKMKYFLTDNWQRIWIMMLWLGIASGLFTYKFIQYRHKAAYDVMGYCVCIAKGGAETLKFNMALILLPVCRNTITWLRNKTKLGLAVPFDDNLNFHKVIAVGIVIGVVLHGGAHLTCDFPRLLHASEEKYEPMEQYFGDQPTSYWWFVKGVEGITGIIMVVLMAIAFTLATPWFRRNKLNLPKPLKKLTGFNAFWYSHHLFVIVYTLLVVHGIYLYLTKTWYQKTTWMYLAVPVLLYGCERLIRAFRSSIKPVKILKVAVYPGNVLALHMSKPQGFKYKSGQYMFVNCAAVSPFEWHPFSITSAPGDDYLSVHIRTLGDWTRQLRTVFSEVCQPPPAGKSGLLRADYMRGGSNPSFPKILIDGPYGAPAQDYKQYDVVLLVGLGIGATPMISIVKDIINNIHSDENSDLESGRSSSGNKNNSKGSFKTQKAYFYWVTREQGSFEWFKGIMNEVAEMDKKQVIELHNYCTSVYEEGDARSALIAMLQSLEHAKNGVDVVSGTRVKSHFAKPNWRQVYKKIALHHPDSRIGVFYCGAPALTKELRQLASDFSHKTSTKFDFHKENF; this is encoded by the exons ATGAGAACAGAAGACGGGAAAGGAGCTTATTCGGATAACAATTCCGATAGCGAGAGCATTTCCAGTGACAGAACCGCTTTCAGTGGCCCTCTCGGTGCTGCTATTCATAACAACAAAAGGGCCTCCAAGAAGAGCGCCAGGTTCAATCTTTCAAATGAGATAATAAACGCTTCAAATCCTACTGCTGATGATGACAATTACGTCGAGATCACTCTCGACATTCGCGACGATTCTGTTGCCGTTCACAGCGTGCAACATGCCGGAGGCGGAGGAGCTCTACATGAGGATCCGGAGTTGGCTTTGTTGGCGAAGAAGGCGTTAGAGAACAAATCCTCCTCCGTTCGCTCTTCGTTGTTTCGCAATACGTCGTCGCATCTAAAGCAAGTTTCTCAAGAGCTCAAACGTCTCGCTTCGTTTACTAAACGATCGAGCAGGCGGTTTGATCGCACAAAATCAGCTGCTGCACACGCCTTGAAAGGTCTCAAGTTCATCACGGCAAAAACAGGAGCTGCTGGAAATGGATGGCCTGATGTCGAGAAGAGATTTAACAACCTCACCGCCTCCACAAACGGCATGCTTCAGAGCTCAATGTTCGGCGAATGTATAG GTATGAACTCGAAGGAGTTCGCGGGAGAATTATTTAAGGCTCTGGGTCGGAAGCATAATGTAGCCGGAGATGCGATTACAAAGGCACAACTCAAACTATTTTGGGATCAAATTTCTGATGAGAGTTTCGATTCCAGGCTGCAGACTTTCTTTGACAT GGTTGATAAAGATCAAGACGGAAGGATCACAGAAGAAGAAGTCAAAGAG attaTAACTCTTAGTGCTTCTGCAAACAAGTTGTCAAACATTCAGAAGCAAGCACAGGAATATACAGCTTTGATTATGGAAGAATTAGACCCTGATAATGTTGGATACATTAtg GTTCATAACCTGGAAACACTTCTTTTGCAAGCACCAAATCAATCAGTGAGGGTTGGAGATAGCAGAATTCTGAGTCAATTACTGAGCCAGAAGCTGCAGCCTACACAAGAGAGCAACATTGTGACAAGAAATTATGAGAAAATGAAGTACTTTTTGACTGATAATTGGCAAAGAATTTGGATTATGATGCTGTGGCTCGGAATTGCATCGGGTTTATTCACGTATAAGTTCATTCAATATCGACACAAAGCCGCCTATGATGTGATGGGGTATTGTGTTTGCATTGCTAAAGGAGGAGCAGAAACTCTTAAATTTAACATGGCTTTGATTTTACTACCAGTTTGCCGCAACACCATTACTTGGCTGAGAAACAAGACCAAATTAGGTCTTGCGGTGCCCTTTgatgataatttgaatttcCATAAG GTGATTGCGGTGGGGATTGTAATTGGAGTTGTTCTTCATGGTGGGGCTCATTTGACTTGTGATTTCCCGAGGCTTCTTCATGCCTCAGAAGAGAAATATGAACCTATGGAGCAATATTTTGGGGATCAACCAACAAGTTATTGGTGGTTTGTTAAGGGAGTTGAAGGGATTACAGGAATTATAATGGTGGTGTTGATGGCTATAGCTTTTACACTCGCCACCCCTTGGTTTCGACGCAACAAGCTTAACCTCCCTAAACCCCTTAAAAAACTCACTGGCTTCAACGCCTTTTGGTACTCACACCATCTGTTCGTAATAGTCTACACTCTCCTGGTCGTTCATGGAATTTACCTGTACCTCACCAAAACGTGGTATCAAAAGACA aCGTGGATGTATCTTGCTGTGCCTGTTCTTCTATATGGTTGTGAGAGGCTGATTAGAGCTTTTAGATCAAGCATAAAGCCTGTGAAGATTCTAAAGGTTGCTGTCTACCCTGGAAATGTATTGGCTTTGCACATGTCAAAACCTCAAGGATTCAAATACAAGAGTGGACAATACATGTTTGTCAATTGTGCAGCTGTCTCTCCTTTTGAGTG GCACCCATTTTCCATCACTTCAGCCCCCGGAGATGACTATCTTAGTGTTCACATTCGAACTCTTGGTGATTGGACTCGACAACTCAGAACTGTTTTCTCCGAG gtttGTCAGCCCCCACCCGCCGGAAAAAGTGGACTTCTAAGAGCTGATTACATGCGAGGAGGAAGCAACCCAAG CTTTCCCAAGATTTTGATAGACGGTCCATACGGGGCACCAGCACAAGACTACAAACAATATGATGTGGTGCTACTTGTGGGATTAGGAATTGGAGCAACACCTATGATCAGTATTGTTAAggacataataaataatattcactcAGATGAAAATTCAGATTTGGAAAGTGGGAGATCATCAAGTGGCAATAAAAACAATAGCAAAGGATCCTTCAAAACACAGAAGGCATACTTCTATTGGGTGACACGTGAGCAAGGCTCATTCGAATGGTTTAAAGGAATAATGAATGAAGTGGCTGAGATGGATAAGAAACAAGTAATAGAATTACACAACTATTGCACAAGTGTGTACGAAGAAGGAGATGCAAGATCAGCTTTGATAGCAATGCTTCAATCTTTAGAACATGCTAAGAATGGTGTAGATGTGGTATCAGGAACAAGAGTTAAATCCCATTTTGCAAAGCCAAATTGGAGGCAAGTTTACAAGAAAATTGCTCTTCATCACCCGGATTCTAGAATTG GAGTTTTCTATTGTGGGGCACCAGCACTAACAAAGGAGCTAAGACAACTGGCTTCGGACTTTTCTCACAAGACATCCACTAAGTTTGATTTTCATAAAGagaatttttga